GATCGGCCCCGGCATCAAAAAGCTCAAACTGCACATCGAGCGCCTCAAGCGGGATGGGATGACAGTGCGGAATAAGATATGCCGTCTGTTTGGCGCCAAGAAAGGCGGCGGCCTTTGCGAATCCAAAAGGATCGCCTTTGGGTAGCTCGCCTCGACGAATCAACTGTAGAGTCGCATCAGAAAAAAATACAGAGGCCTCGGCTGTTGCCGTTCGCAATGTGACGTTTTTCTCGGTAATATCTCTCATGAGCGACCTCTTTGCAGTTCGTTTAATGCAGACAAACCTCCGACGAGCGAAAAGGCTGTCTTTCCCTTTTCTGCAAGAAGCTGAGCTGCCGTTAAAGATCGCACGCCGGCCTGACAGACAAAGACGGTGGGACGATCCGACACGCATTCAGTCCAGCGTGCGCCGATCTCTTCAAGCGGGATGCGCAGCGCCCCTTTTAGGCCAGGCGCCTCAAAAGCGGGGCGAACATCAACGACATGATAGTCGCCGCAATCAGCATCACTGAATGTCTGGCGCCGGCCTGCGTCACCGGCACATGATGCGAGAAACTCCGCGGGCGTCAAAAGGCGCACTGCCTGATGCAGATCTGGTTCGTGCCGCTGATTCGCGGGCAGGCGACACCTACAATCCGGAGCGACGTTATACTGAAACTCTCGCATCTCATGATGCAGAAGGTCGATATGAAGCAGCCTGCCCGTTAACCGGCTCTGCCCGAGCAATATATGGATCGCCTCGTTCGCCTGCCAGAGCCCGAGAATACCTGGAACGACGCCGATCGTTCCGAGCGCATTGCAGTTCAGGGCGCCGTCATCGGCCATCGGATAAAGGCATTCCAGACAGGGGCCGTCCGTATCAAAGGCGAAGCTTGTGATCTGCCCCTCCCAGGCGGCAACGGAAGCATAAACGAGCGGTATGCACAGATTCATGCACATCCTATTTAGAAGATACCTCGCAAGAAAGTTATCCGTGCAATCAAGCACGACATCGACTGATGATATCAGAGAGTCCGCGTTCTCATCGGATAACCAGCAGGCATGCGCCTCAAGCCGCAGATCAGAGCGGAACTCATGAAGGCTGCGGCCCGCCCTTTCCACTTTTGGCATACCCACATCCCCTTCGCGAAAGAGAATCTGCCTGTGCAGATTCGAAAGGGCGACCGTATCGGGATCGACAAGAACAAGCCGACCGATGCCCGCCGCAGCGAGATAGAGAGAAGCGGGAGAGCCGAGCCCGCCTGCTCCGACGACAAGAACGGAGGCGCCGGCAAGTCTATCCTGGCCGTCAGGGCCAAGCTCGGGAAGAAGCATCTGCTGTCGGTAGCGATCCATGATCCAGGGGCTCAGTGCAAGATAATCAGTCAGCCACCCTGCAGCCACCGATTCTCTTAGCGCTCAAAGATTTTCAGGGATTCATTTTTCTTGACGCGAAAGACCGAGATCGATCTTTTAGCTCAGGCGATGGGGTTCCGCCTTATAACCGCCCTTCTCTTTTGAAGCGTGCTGATGACTCCTACCACTCAAGTTCTTTTAGGAACGGGCTATCCGGTAGACGATGGCCCGCCTGAGTTGTGGAGGTAGGTATGTCCGAAATCAGTCGCTCTTCGCGAACCGAAAGATCCCGACAGTTGTTGCTCGACTGGATGCGATTCTTCTTCGAGCCGCTGCGACGCTTCTTTGATCTGGAAGAAAAGCTTCATCTGCTACGGTATTCGATTCGGTGGATTCTGCTTTCTATCGTAGTAGGCATCCCCGTCGGACTGGCCTCGTCGTTCTTTCTTTACTCGCTCGATCTCATGACGAAAACGAGAGAGGCCTTTCCGTTCTTGATCCTTCTTCTTCCGGCTGCAGGGGCCGCTGTCGCCTATCTCTATCATCGATGGGGAAGCTCGGTAGAACGGGGAAACAATCTTATTCTCGAAGAGATTCATGATCCGAAAAAGGTTATCCCGCTGCGCATGGCGCCGCTTGTGCTTGCCGGCACACTGTTAACGCATCTGTTCGGCGGATCTGCCGGTCGAGAGGGCACGGCCGTTCAGATGGGGGCGTCGATCGCCGATCAGTTAACCCCCTTTCTGCGCTTCAAGGCCGAAGATCGTCGACTCATTCTGATCGCCGGTATGAGCGCCGGTTTTGCCTCGGTCTTTGGTACGCCGTTAGCCGGCGCCGTCTTCGGGCTTGAGGTCTATTTCCTCGGTCGCGTCGAATACCGCGCCATCCTTCCTTCGTTCGCCTCGGCCGTCGTCGCTCATCTCGCCGCTCTCGCCGTCGGAACTCCGCATACGCATTACCATGTAGATCACGCCCCTCTTATGGACGGATGGCTTGCCCTTTATGCCTTTGCCGCGGGCATCTGCTTCGGCCTTGCCGGATGGTTCTTTGCATCGCTCACGCATCAGATAAAGAAGCTCATGGGCCGATATATTACCAATCCGCCGCTTCGAGCAGCGATCGGAGGATTGATCGTCGTCGCCGGCGTCGGCCTGCTTGGAACGGATTACATCGGCCTCGGCATTCCGGTAATTCTAAAATCCTTCGAGCAGGAGCTACCGCCGCTTGCCTTTCTCGCGAAAACCGTCTTCACAGCCGTGACGCTTGGCTCGGGGTTCCGCGGAGGCGAGGTCACGCCGCTATTTTTTATAGGATCTACCCTGGGTAACGCTCTTTCGTCCGTGCTGCCGTTACCGATGGATCTTCTCGCCGCTATGGGATTTGTCGCGGTCTTTGCCGGAGCGGCTAACACTCCCCTGGCCTGCACGCTTATGGCCGTCGAGCTTTTCGGAGCAGAGGCGGGCCTCTATGCCGGCCTTGCCTCGGTCGCCGCTTATGTCTTTTCGGGCCATTCCGGCATCTATGCGTCGCAGATCGTCATCGAAGCAAAGGGCAGCCGCTATAAACATGAGGCCGGACATTCGCTCTCGCAGATCGGTCAGAGGTTTCGTTCAAAGAAGAACCAATAATTGATCAACCTACTGCAGAAGTCATCTGGCATTCAGTTAAAGCACTCAAGCAGCCCTCTTTGCTAACGAATCGTCAGGCGAGTTCGGCGAGAACTGCTTCCGCAATCTCAGGGCCACCCTGACAAGCAGAATCAATGCCGGCACCTCCACCAACGGACCGATCACGCCTGTAAAGGCCTGTTCGGATGCGACGCCCCAGAGTCCTGCCGATACGGCAATGGCCAGCTCGAAGTTGTTGCCCGCAGCGGTGAAAGCGACGGCCGCCGACTGCTCATAAGACAAACGCAGTCGCTTTGAAATCCACATGGCCGAGATGAACATAATGCCAAAATAAGCAAGCAGCGGCATCGCAATCAACAGAGCCCTCTCTGGCAGCGTAATGATAGCTGCTCCCTGCGAGGCAAACATAACGACAATCGTGAGAAGAAGGGCAATGGGCGTCACAGGATTGATGGCCGGCTGGAATCTATCCACATACCATCCCTCGCCCATGCGGGAAATCAGAGTTAACCGCAACACCAGCGCAATGGCGAAAGGAATGCCAAGGTAGATCAATACGCTCTCAGCCACGTCCCAGAAGCTGACCCTGTATTCGCTTGCATCAAGGCCGATCATGTCGGGAACAACAGTGAGAAAAACATACACAAGGCCCGAATAAAAGAGAATCTGAAAGAGGCTGTTCAGCGCGACAAGACCGGCCGCGAGCTCCCTGTCGCCGTCGGCAAGCTCGTTCCATACAAGGACCATAGCGATACATCGCGCCACACCGATCAATATAAGGCCTTCATAAAAACCGGGCTGATCATGAAAAAAGGACAGAGCCAGAAGAAACATGAGAATCGGTCCGATCAGCCAGTTCAAGGTTAACGAAAGAGCCGACAGTCGTGCGTCCTTGAGCAGTAAAAAGATGCGCGAGAAGCGTACCTTTGCCAGCGGAGGCACCATCATCATAATCAGACCGACAGCAATAAGCAGATTGGTCGAGCCATATTGAAAGCTACTGAGAAATTCTACCGCCTCTGGCCAGAACCGCCCAAGGGCGATACCGGCAACCATTGCCAGAAAAATCCAGAGCGTTAAGAAACGGTCCATTCCGCTCAATCGACGTGCAACTCCTTTCATCTCAGCCCCTCTCACCTTCTCCTGTCAGTGTCAAACGAACCTTTCTCTCTCTCGCCGTCAGGCCATAGCGGCGATGTGCAGAACCTCTCGCTGAAGTTCCTCTCGCGACATCGTCTCTACGGGTAACGCTGCCAGAGCATCGATGCGGCGACGAATGATACGAAAGGCATCTTCAAAGGCGCGATCGATCTCTTCAGCCGTTCCCTTCACATGCGACGGATCATCCACACCCCAGTGCGCCTTCACAGCTCGCCCCGGAAAGATCGGACAGGCCTCTTCCAGCTCATCCCGCCCGCTGCCGCAGAGGGTCAGGACGATATCGATGGGAATCTCGCCTTTAATGTAAGGCGTCCAGAGCTTCGAATGCAGGCCTTCCGTCGCGATGCCGTAACGCTTCAGCATCTCTAAGGCATACGGATGCACGCCGTTTGTTTCGCTGAACTTTCTGAGATCGGGAGCCGATCCCGATGAATGAGATTCAAACCGATCGCCATAGCGGCCACGTAAATAGCCGTCGGCCATCTGGCTGCGGCAGGTATTGCCTGTGCATAAGAATAGAACCGATATTTTCTTCACAATGAATTCCCTGACTGATTTCTCAGATCTTTGCTTTTCGCCTGTGCCTATTGTTTGCGGCTTTCAATCCAGCCGCGTATCTTCTCTCGATTGGGAAGAGGCTTGCCCTGATGCACGACCTCTTCGTCGATAACAAGGCCTGGAGTGGCGAAGATATACTTCCCGATCTCGTCCATATCCTGCACATACTCGAGTTCAGCCTGAAGTCCCAGTTCAGCGAGCGCCTGTTGGGTCGTCTCATGCAGCACCTTACAATTCGTGCAGCCCGGTCCAAGAACCTTGATTTTCATACATCTACTCCTGTTGAAAGAATTATCGCCTGAGCCGGATGGTCGGCCGAGCGTTCATACAAAATTACCGTAAATAAAGCCCGCTAATGCGGAGAACACAACAACCAGTGCGGCGTAAACCAGCGTGCGTGAAAGGCCCATGATACTGCGAAGAGCAAGTAACGACGGCAGACTGATCGCCGGGCCCGCAAGCAGAAGTGACAGCGCCGGACCTTTTCCCATGCCTGCTCCGATCAAGCCCTGTAGAATGGGGATTTCAGTGAGAGTGGCGAAATACATCAGAGCTCCGGCCAGCGAGGCGAATATGCATGAGGCAAGGCCGTTACCACCGACCAGCGCTTCAATATATGAGGCAGGTATTAAGCCCGTGCCTTTGCCGGGACGCCCGAGAAGCCAGCCCGAGATAAAACGCCGATAAAGAGATACGGAACGATCAGCTTCGTGAACTCGAAGGTCTCACGCATCCATCCGGTCCGTTCCTCTCCGTTAAAAAAACGAAAGGCAACGGCGACAGTCAGAGCAAGAAAGATTGCCGTTAACCACCACTTCCATTCGAATATCAGCGCATAGAGATCGCCGAACGATTCCGGCCGCTGCCAGGTAGCGCTGAGCAAAACACCTATCATGGAAGCAAAGAAAAGCGCATCCTGCCAGAGAGGGCGCTCTCGCTCACCGGCAATCGTTGCCGTCTGCACGGGTTGAGCCGGGAAGATCTTTTCCATCAAAAGACCGATCAGAGCGGCAAAGACGATGGAAACAATAAACCGTGTGACGCCTAACTCCCATCCCAATATGCGAGCCGTCAAAACGATGGCCAGTACATTGATGGCCGGTCCTGAATACAGAAAGGCCACGGCCGGGCCGAGGCCGGCTCCGCGCCGATAGATGCCCGAGAACAGAGGCAATACGGTGCACGAACAGACGGCAAGCACCGTTCCCGAAACAGAAGCCACCGAATACGATATATATCGCGACACTCCGCCGGCAAAATACTTGATCACCGAGGCCTGTGAAACGAAGGCGGCGATACCGCCGGCGATGAAAAGAGCAGGAATCAGGCATGTAAGCGTATGATCATGCACGTATTCCTGAAGCATAAAGAAGCCTTCGAGTAAGGCCGCTTGCTGCACGGATGACTCCAGCGGATAAAACCAGATCAGTGCGAAAGCACCGAGCAGGTAAAGCAGATACTTGAATTCTTGTTTTATGTTCATTTCATTCTCGCCTCGAGGCGTTCCAGTATCCATTTCAGATCCGGTGCAGGCTTTCCGTCATACAAACGACATCCGAACATGGGCGGAAGACCGCGCTTCGATTCATCCAGATCGCGTCCATCGACTAACAGAGTTGGAGAACCATGAAAATCATAAGAGCCCGCCTGTTCCGGTGAATCTATCAGGATCTGTTCAATCTGAAGGACTCCAGGAAGGCTGCTCTCTATTTGCGAGGTCAACCTTTCAAGGATTTGCCTTCCCGGGCAGTCAGGGAAGACGAGGATTTGCAGCTTCACGAGACAACTCAACAGCATCCCGTGCCACAGCCGCAGCTGCCGGCCGGCTTTTCACCTGTGACGGTTATACTGAGCACCTCGGCGCCCGAATCGCGGAACTGCTTCAGCTCGTCGGCGTTCAGGTATTGCAGGAGGATCTCATCGGGCAATTCGATGGCGCGCTCCTTTACAAGCTGCAATTGCTCGAATCCGCTGCGATAAATAATGCTCAGATACTGCGATCGCTGCAGCGCTCCGCTGACGCAGCCGGCAATCATCTCGGCAGCCGTCTGTATCTTTTCGGGAAGACTACCGTGCAGAACGACGTCCGATATGACGAAGCGTCCGCCGGGTTTGAGCACGCGAAAGATCTCTGAGAAGGCCTTCTCTTTATCGGGCACAAGATTGAGCACGCAGTTCGAGGTAACGACGTCGACGCGAGCCGGACCGACGGGAAGCTTTTCGATGTCGCCGTGCCGGAACTCTACGTTCGCATAACCCATCCGCTCTGCGTTTGCGCGGGCCTTTTCGATCATCGCCTCCGTGAAGTCGACGCCGATCACATGCCCCTCTTCGCCGACGGCGGCCCGGGCCACAAAGGCGTCGTTCCCGGCGCCTGAGCCGAGATCAAGCACCGTTTCGCCTTTACGCAATCGCAGACTCGAAAGCGGAAGGCCGCAACCGAGGCCCAGATCGGCCTCGGGAACATAGCCTTCCGTCGCCGTATAATCCTCGCTGAAAACGGTATAGTCACCACAGCCGCCGACGCCGCAGCAGGACGTTGCGTTCTCGTCTTTGCTCTGCGTCGCGATGACGGTGTATTTTTCGCGTATCATTGATTTCAAATCTTCTGCTGTTGACATAATCTATTCCTCTCTTCGTTTTAGAAAATTTCAGGCAGGGACGTTAACATGTAGCGCATGATTTCTTCCCGCTCTGCGCACTATCAAAAAAGGCCGGCCCTCGACTGGCCACATCTTCCAGCTCGCAGCAGAGCACCTTCCCCGTATCGAGCAGATCGGTGGTATACGGCTGCCCCGTCGTTAATCTGCGCGCGCAGGCAAGCACGGCCTTCGCCGATGGGTTCCAGCTCTGCCGTGCAATGGCATAATAGACCCAGCGCCCCCGCCTGTCGTCGGTCACAAGACCGGCCTGCTTCAGTATCTGCAGATGCTTGGAAAGCGACGTATAAGAGATGCGCAACACGGCTGAAAACTGACAGACACAGAGCTCCTTTTGATGAAAGAGCATATGAAGAATGCGCAATCGCACGGGATCGGCCACGGCCTTCAGGGATTGAACTTCGGGATCGGCAAGCACATCCTCAGATTAAGCAGTATGAAAGGAGCCGTCAACTCATTTTCCAGTTACGGAAAACAGGAAAATAACAATAGGCCCGCTTGCAGTTTTGCAGCACCTGCAAGTGGCTGGGCGACAAGGAGGCCTCTCTGTGGTTTCGCGTAGAAATAAGCAGTCCGATAGGAAAAAGCATTTACAGCGCGGGGTTATGTTATGAGTCTTCGCGAAGGGGGAAGTATGTGGATTCAGAATCATGCGAAGGTAGATCAGCTTTTACGAGGAAGATTGCCAGAGATTCTCATTCTCGATAAGGCCTATACGCGAACCTATTCGCAGGACGATTCGTTTGTTGCAAACATCCGCCGTACGCTGCCGCGCGAGATTCCGGCCGACGTTTTCGAGCATGCCCTCGCCTCTTCGATTCCAGGCGAGCATTTCGAATTTCTCTGCAATTATTACGGCAGGATCGACGGCGGCGAGGCATATATGCTGCGCAGCATACCGCGATACATCAGCGCGGAGCTAATGGCGCAGCATACCGGCGACGGCGCATTCGCTGAATCAGACAGACAGTTCCTTTTCAGGTTCTATACGTTCGACGAGCACCAGGGCAGATATGCTCTTATCGGCTATATGACCGAAGCGGACGAGATACGTGTCCTCAAGTTGTTCAACATGAAAAGCCTGCACATCAGCAACGTTGAGAAAGCTACGGTCTCACAGATTCTCTCACAGGTGGCGGAAGTTCCGAGGAAGGATATTTTCTTCGCAAGTATGCATGTGCCGCGCAACCATAAATTCTTTTCGCCTCCGAACCTGAAGCATATCTCGGGCATGCAGATCACAGAGGCCGCCAGGCAGTTTGCCATAGCATGTCATCATATCTACGGCGGCGTTCCGCTAACGGATGTCACGTTCCTGCTTGAATCGCTTGCAAGCGAATTCTACCAGTACGCGAAAGTCAACCTTCCTGTAAAAATGCGTGCAATCCTGAAAGAGGTTAAGCTCGACAAACAGAATGCCTGGAGGAACACTGAATTCGAGATCACGGCCTATCAGCAGAATATGGAAATCAGCAAGGTTACCACGCGAGCGACGATACTTCCTCTGAAAATCTACAGAAAGCTAAAGTCCGGCCAGGAAGAGGTCTACGAAATCGACCCCAGGTTTCATCCGAATGATAGAGTCCGGATCAGTATCAGCATACGCTACACGGACGGCGATGAGCCGAGGAAATGGGACTGCCGGATCGTGAATTTTTCAAAAGGCGGTTTCCAGACCCGCTCTGACGGCAAGGAGCCTCCACTGCTGTTGTTGCAGAATCCGCGTCTTGAATTCTTCATGCATTTCGATCAGGCGGGTTTCGTGTACGGGCGATGTAAGAATGTCTGGACAAGAATGGATGAGGACGATGTCTGCTGGGCCGGCTTCGCCATTACCGAGATGTCAGGCATCGACCGCGAAACCCTGTCCGATGCCATCGTTCGCTTCGGACGCCTCGTCGAAGGACGGGAGATTCAGTGATGCCGCCCGACCGCATTCGTTATGTGTTTCTTCATCTTGATGGAGTAGTACTCCAGAGTATTCTCGTCCCGATCATAAAATCGGTGGTAACCAAACTGGGCGGCGAGTACTGTGCAGACATTGAGAGTAACGTTCTTTCGCATTCTCAGAGAGATGCAGCGTCTTTTTTGATTCGAAAGCTGCGTCTTTCGCTCTCTGAATCCGAGGTGATAGAGCTTTATAACGAAACCAGAAAGGCCTACCTTCTTACCAACAGAGTTCGTCCGAATGCCGGATTGAAGAGTTTTCTGACAATGCTGAAAGCGAACGGGTATCGCGTCGTCGCCTATGGCGGAGCCGACCGCGATTATTTCCTGGAGCATGCGGGAACATTTCGCGAGTTCTTTGATGATGAGGGTTATATACAGACACGCGACATCCGTCCAGGAGTAAAGGAAATCATAAAGAACATCTACGGTCTTGATTTCAACGAGGCCTTATTTATTGACGATACCATCGCCGTCGCCCTCGCTGCAAAGCAGTACGAAGTGCCCTTTATAGGAATGACAACCGAACATGCATTCAGTTATCAGCGTCACGAAATGGAAAGATTGAACGTAAAATACGTTGTGCATTCGCTGCAAGATGTTGATCTGTCTTTTTTGAACAGGCTACAGCAGGAAGCGCTCTGCCACAGCGTATGGAAGTAGGCCCGGCAGGCGACGATAGCTCAGGAGAGCAGTATGGACTTCACGGGAAAGACAGTTCTCATAACGGGGGCGACTTCTGGCCTCGGTCGAGCAATGGCGCTGACCTTCGCGAAGCGAGGGGCGCAGGTCGCCATATGCGGACGACGCGCTGAAGAAGGGGCGAAGACCGTCGCCATGATCGAACAGTCCGGTGGAAGATGTCTTTTTCTCCCGTGTGATGTGAGCAAGGCCGACGACGTCTCCCATTTTATTCAACGCACCGTCGCCGAATTCGGCAGGCTGGATTGCGCCGTCAACAATGCCGGCGTATCGGGCGATCTGCGACCCGTGGCTGAAACAACCGATGAGGTCTGGAATCAAGTCGTCAATATCAATCTCACCGGCACCTTCCTCTGTATGCGAAGCGAGATTCAGGCGATGATGAAAACGGGCGGCGGAGCGATCGTTAACGTATCGTCCGCCCTCGGCCTCAGAGGCAAAGAAAACGTGGCGCCTTATTCCGCTACGAAGCATGCCATTCTCGGCCTCACGAAAAGCGCCGCTTTTGAATACGGAAGGTACGGGATTCGAATCAACGCTCTCTGCCCCGGCGGAATCCAGACCGACATGGATGATTTGTTTTACGCGAACGCGCCTGATCCCGAAAAATTGCGTGCCGAACGAATGAAGTCCTATGCACTGGGCCGCATGGCCCGCGTCGATGAAGTCGCTTCCACTGCCGCCTGGCTCTGTAGCGACGAGGCGAGTTTTGTTACGGGGGCGGCGATCTCAGTCGACGGAGGCAAGACTGCAAGATGAGTTTGTGTCGATGTGAGGTCATATTGCAAGGGTGCGGGCCAAACCTGCCATGATGGAACTGTCGGGCTATGAAATTGAATCCGAGCTTCACTCGGGCGAGATGGCGGTCGTCTATCGCGCGAAAGCAGGCCCGACGAATGTAATCGTCAAAGTTCTGCGCAACGAGCATCCCGATCCGGCGGAATTCTCGGCGTTCCGGCATGAATACGATATTTTACAGCGATTGCAGGCGGACGGGATCGTTCGCGCCATCGCATTCGGTCGCCTTGGCGGTTCTCCCGCGATCGTCTTCGAAGATACAGGCGCCGTACCGCTGCATCTGGCCTGTTCAGGAGGTCTTCCCT
This region of Leptonema illini DSM 21528 genomic DNA includes:
- the arsM gene encoding arsenite methyltransferase, whose protein sequence is MSTAEDLKSMIREKYTVIATQSKDENATSCCGVGGCGDYTVFSEDYTATEGYVPEADLGLGCGLPLSSLRLRKGETVLDLGSGAGNDAFVARAAVGEEGHVIGVDFTEAMIEKARANAERMGYANVEFRHGDIEKLPVGPARVDVVTSNCVLNLVPDKEKAFSEIFRVLKPGGRFVISDVVLHGSLPEKIQTAAEMIAGCVSGALQRSQYLSIIYRSGFEQLQLVKERAIELPDEILLQYLNADELKQFRDSGAEVLSITVTGEKPAGSCGCGTGCC
- a CDS encoding AfsA-related hotdog domain-containing protein, which codes for MSLREGGSMWIQNHAKVDQLLRGRLPEILILDKAYTRTYSQDDSFVANIRRTLPREIPADVFEHALASSIPGEHFEFLCNYYGRIDGGEAYMLRSIPRYISAELMAQHTGDGAFAESDRQFLFRFYTFDEHQGRYALIGYMTEADEIRVLKLFNMKSLHISNVEKATVSQILSQVAEVPRKDIFFASMHVPRNHKFFSPPNLKHISGMQITEAARQFAIACHHIYGGVPLTDVTFLLESLASEFYQYAKVNLPVKMRAILKEVKLDKQNAWRNTEFEITAYQQNMEISKVTTRATILPLKIYRKLKSGQEEVYEIDPRFHPNDRVRISISIRYTDGDEPRKWDCRIVNFSKGGFQTRSDGKEPPLLLLQNPRLEFFMHFDQAGFVYGRCKNVWTRMDEDDVCWAGFAITEMSGIDRETLSDAIVRFGRLVEGREIQ
- a CDS encoding voltage-gated chloride channel family protein, yielding MSEISRSSRTERSRQLLLDWMRFFFEPLRRFFDLEEKLHLLRYSIRWILLSIVVGIPVGLASSFFLYSLDLMTKTREAFPFLILLLPAAGAAVAYLYHRWGSSVERGNNLILEEIHDPKKVIPLRMAPLVLAGTLLTHLFGGSAGREGTAVQMGASIADQLTPFLRFKAEDRRLILIAGMSAGFASVFGTPLAGAVFGLEVYFLGRVEYRAILPSFASAVVAHLAALAVGTPHTHYHVDHAPLMDGWLALYAFAAGICFGLAGWFFASLTHQIKKLMGRYITNPPLRAAIGGLIVVAGVGLLGTDYIGLGIPVILKSFEQELPPLAFLAKTVFTAVTLGSGFRGGEVTPLFFIGSTLGNALSSVLPLPMDLLAAMGFVAVFAGAANTPLACTLMAVELFGAEAGLYAGLASVAAYVFSGHSGIYASQIVIEAKGSRYKHEAGHSLSQIGQRFRSKKNQ
- a CDS encoding ArsR/SmtB family transcription factor, whose product is MLADPEVQSLKAVADPVRLRILHMLFHQKELCVCQFSAVLRISYTSLSKHLQILKQAGLVTDDRRGRWVYYAIARQSWNPSAKAVLACARRLTTGQPYTTDLLDTGKVLCCELEDVASRGPAFFDSAQSGKKSCATC
- a CDS encoding permease, with product MNIKQEFKYLLYLLGAFALIWFYPLESSVQQAALLEGFFMLQEYVHDHTLTCLIPALFIAGGIAAFVSQASVIKYFAGGVSRYISYSVASVSGTVLAVCSCTVLPLFSGIYRRGAGLGPAVAFLYSGPAINVLAIVLTARILGWELGVTRFIVSIVFAALIGLLMEKIFPAQPVQTATIAGERERPLWQDALFFASMIGVLLSATWQRPESFGDLYALIFEWKWWLTAIFLALTVAVAFRFFNGEERTGWMRETFEFTKLIVPYLFIGVLSRAGFSGVPAKARA
- a CDS encoding permease — translated: MSGWLLGRPGKGTGLIPASYIEALVGGNGLASCIFASLAGALMYFATLTEIPILQGLIGAGMGKGPALSLLLAGPAISLPSLLALRSIMGLSRTLVYAALVVVFSALAGFIYGNFV
- a CDS encoding HAD family hydrolase — protein: MPPDRIRYVFLHLDGVVLQSILVPIIKSVVTKLGGEYCADIESNVLSHSQRDAASFLIRKLRLSLSESEVIELYNETRKAYLLTNRVRPNAGLKSFLTMLKANGYRVVAYGGADRDYFLEHAGTFREFFDDEGYIQTRDIRPGVKEIIKNIYGLDFNEALFIDDTIAVALAAKQYEVPFIGMTTEHAFSYQRHEMERLNVKYVVHSLQDVDLSFLNRLQQEALCHSVWK
- a CDS encoding thioredoxin family protein, whose translation is MKIKVLGPGCTNCKVLHETTQQALAELGLQAELEYVQDMDEIGKYIFATPGLVIDEEVVHQGKPLPNREKIRGWIESRKQ
- a CDS encoding HesA/MoeB/ThiF family protein; translated protein: MAAGWLTDYLALSPWIMDRYRQQMLLPELGPDGQDRLAGASVLVVGAGGLGSPASLYLAAAGIGRLVLVDPDTVALSNLHRQILFREGDVGMPKVERAGRSLHEFRSDLRLEAHACWLSDENADSLISSVDVVLDCTDNFLARYLLNRMCMNLCIPLVYASVAAWEGQITSFAFDTDGPCLECLYPMADDGALNCNALGTIGVVPGILGLWQANEAIHILLGQSRLTGRLLHIDLLHHEMREFQYNVAPDCRCRLPANQRHEPDLHQAVRLLTPAEFLASCAGDAGRRQTFSDADCGDYHVVDVRPAFEAPGLKGALRIPLEEIGARWTECVSDRPTVFVCQAGVRSLTAAQLLAEKGKTAFSLVGGLSALNELQRGRS
- a CDS encoding SDR family NAD(P)-dependent oxidoreductase, whose translation is MDFTGKTVLITGATSGLGRAMALTFAKRGAQVAICGRRAEEGAKTVAMIEQSGGRCLFLPCDVSKADDVSHFIQRTVAEFGRLDCAVNNAGVSGDLRPVAETTDEVWNQVVNINLTGTFLCMRSEIQAMMKTGGGAIVNVSSALGLRGKENVAPYSATKHAILGLTKSAAFEYGRYGIRINALCPGGIQTDMDDLFYANAPDPEKLRAERMKSYALGRMARVDEVASTAAWLCSDEASFVTGAAISVDGGKTAR
- the arsB gene encoding ACR3 family arsenite efflux transporter; the protein is MKGVARRLSGMDRFLTLWIFLAMVAGIALGRFWPEAVEFLSSFQYGSTNLLIAVGLIMMMVPPLAKVRFSRIFLLLKDARLSALSLTLNWLIGPILMFLLALSFFHDQPGFYEGLILIGVARCIAMVLVWNELADGDRELAAGLVALNSLFQILFYSGLVYVFLTVVPDMIGLDASEYRVSFWDVAESVLIYLGIPFAIALVLRLTLISRMGEGWYVDRFQPAINPVTPIALLLTIVVMFASQGAAIITLPERALLIAMPLLAYFGIMFISAMWISKRLRLSYEQSAAVAFTAAGNNFELAIAVSAGLWGVASEQAFTGVIGPLVEVPALILLVRVALRLRKQFSPNSPDDSLAKRAA
- a CDS encoding arsenate reductase ArsC, coding for MKKISVLFLCTGNTCRSQMADGYLRGRYGDRFESHSSGSAPDLRKFSETNGVHPYALEMLKRYGIATEGLHSKLWTPYIKGEIPIDIVLTLCGSGRDELEEACPIFPGRAVKAHWGVDDPSHVKGTAEEIDRAFEDAFRIIRRRIDALAALPVETMSREELQREVLHIAAMA